Proteins encoded within one genomic window of Triticum aestivum cultivar Chinese Spring chromosome 2D, IWGSC CS RefSeq v2.1, whole genome shotgun sequence:
- the LOC123050967 gene encoding transmembrane protein 234 homolog produces the protein MEAVGGDAASMVAVGLVWGATNALMRRGALVWDRRSRSLPAGTGAVRRWADLLLTWQYSAPFLANLSASAAFFRLLGDAPISVAVPVTNATTFAATAVAAALLGEATRAAPAALGTALIVLGVWVCIS, from the coding sequence ATGGAGGCGGTGGGCGGCGACGCGGCGAGCATGGTGGCGGTGGGCCTGGTGTGGGGCGCCACCAACGCGCTCATGCGCCGTGGCGCGCTCGTCTGGGACCGCCGCTCCCGCTCCCTCCCCGCCGGCACCGGCGCCGTCCGGCGGTGGGCCGACCTGCTCCTCACGTGGCAGTACTCGGCGCCGTTCCTCGCCAACCTCTCCGCCTCCGCGGCCTTCTTCCGCCTCCTCGGCGACGCGCCCATCTCCGTCGCCGTGCCCGTCACCAACGCCACCACcttcgccgccaccgccgtcgccgccgcgctccTCGGGGAGGCCACCCGCGCCGCGCCCGCCGCGCTCGGCACCGCGCTCATCGTCCTCGGCGTCTGGGTCTGCATCTCCTAG
- the LOC123050909 gene encoding disease resistance protein RGA2 — MAHHIGEHFIGINQMDGNSRSSSKRAKLLVMKMGPQIKKLSIKQQNERLEIENKILAIENHKMREELRTYRCVACLKIENACLKAELARSFRNAAAILEAEAQSELEVGFSSTAPQIPADTSATGPLQPGDLISRSVSFMISRYSQQQPGTDKIVQRLQRLLMRIDTVVEEAEGRRITNQGMLRQLKMLRQGMYRGHYVLDALRFQAIRDKEGEEVSYSSSALSKLRPPKRLRASCAGGGSSDREAVLLSGANNSIQEELQRLVDTLEDTMAGMKEFLFFLESYPRILRQPYGTYLILDNCMFGRQTDLERVLNFLLRPNAMHELAVLPIVGPIRVGKSTLIEYVCRDESVRDHFSTILFFPEGSLKNEGLIDLRENNFNGLVRHQNCASQKRLLIIIEIAEDINERTWRRMKSSITCMTPRGGSKIIITSRSDRIVNLGTTEALRLDYLPQEAYWHFFKSLVFGSTNSDEQPKLASMAMEIALEQRQCFLSAYIIAGILRDNFDGRIWRTILECVRAYKQTNLLMFDQHPNLRLREDEPVYYWRLGKSHRYFLICNHHQSDSNENIPKINVQDILLGNGGTLPRGEFEALSWRSRIPPYYNYTISCKMQPPQLTVGRKKRVHQEGEHLI, encoded by the exons ATGGCTCA TCATATTGGAGAGCATTTCATCGGTATCAACCAAATGGATGGAAACTCAAGAtcttcatcaaaacgagcaaagtTGTTGGTCATGAAGATGGGTCCTCAGATTAAG AAGCTCTCCATCAAGCAACAGAATGAGCGTCTGGAGATTGAGAACAAAATACTGGCGATTGAGAACCACAAAATGCGCGAGGAGTTGAGGACATACCGATGTGTTGCTTGCTTGAAGATTGAAAATGCCTGCCTGAAAGCTGAG CTTGCACGCTCGTTTCGTAATGCTGCTGCAATTCTAGAAGCTGAAGCACAATCTGAACTGGAGGTTGGGTTTTCCTCTACAGCACCCCAGATTCCAGCGGATACTAGCGCAACTGGACCACTCCAGCCAG GTGACCTCATCAGCAGGTCTGTGTCCTTCATGATCAGCCGATACTCCCAGCAGCAGCCTGGCACCGACAAGATTGTGCAGAGGCTGCAGAGACTTCTAATGAGAATCGACACCGTCGTCGAAGAAGCTGAGGGACGGCGCATCACCAACCAGGGAATGCTCCGTCAACTCAAAATGTTGAGGCAAGGTATGTACAGAGGCCACTACGTGCTTGATGCTTTGAGATTCCAAGCCATCCGtgacaaggagggggaggaggtgaGCTATTCATCATCTGCACTGTCTAAATTAAGGCCACCTAAACGACTTCGTGCCTCTTGCGCCGGTGGTGGTAGCAGCGACAGAGAAGCTGTACTGTTATCTGGTGCAAACAACAGCATACAAGAAGAGCTGCAGCGGTTGGTCGACACCCTTGAAGACACCATGGCTGGTATGAAGGAGTTCCTTTTCTTCTTGGAGTCGTATCCTCGGATACTCCGCCAACCTTATGGCACATATTTGATCTTGGATAATTGCATGTTTGGTCGGCAAACTGACCTGGAAAGGGTCCTGAATTTCTTGTTGCGTCCCAATGCTATGCATGAACTGGCTGTACTTCCGATCGTTGGTCCAATAAGAGTAGGGAAGAGCACTCTCATTGAGTATGTCTGTAGGGATGAGAGTGTGCGCGATCACTTCTCGACGATCCTCTTCTTTCCAGAAGGCAGTCTCAAGAATGAAGGACTGATCGACCTAAGAGAAAACAATTTTAATGGTCTAGTCAGACATCAGAATTGTGCTTCTCAAAAAAGGTTGCTAATTATTATTGAAATAGCTGAGGACATTAATGAGAGAACATGGAGAAGGATGAAATCTTCCATAACCTGCATGACACCACGCGGTGGAAGTAAAATTATAATCACCAGCCGATCAGATAGAATTGTGAATCTGGGAACAACAGAAGCACTACGACTGGACTACCTCCCGCAAGAAGCTTATTGGCATTTTTTCAAGTCACTCGTATTCGGAAGCACAAACTCAGATGAGCAGCCGAAGCTGGCCTCAAtggccatggaaatcgctttggaacaaAGACAATGTTTCCTAAGCGCGTATATCATTGCTGGGATACTGCGAGATAACTTCGATGGTCGAATTTGGCGCACAATTCTTGAATGTGTGAGAGCATATAAACAGACAAATCTCCTTATGTTTGACCAGCACCCAAACCTTCGTTTGCGGGAAGATGAACCGGTATACTATTGGAGATTGGGGAAGAGCCACAGATATTTCTTGATATGCAACCATCATCAGTCAGATTCCAATGAGAATATTCCTAAAATCAATGTGCAGGACATTCTCTTAGGAAATGGTGGTACCCTACCCCGTGGAGAATTTGAGGCTCTTTCATGGAGATCTCGCATACCACCCTACTACAACTACACGATAAGCTGTAAGATGCAACCACCACAACTTACAGTAGGAAGGAAGAAGCGTGTGCATCAGGAGGGAGAACATTTGATTTGA